Proteins encoded in a region of the Oculatellaceae cyanobacterium genome:
- a CDS encoding TetR/AcrR family transcriptional regulator: protein MVARHNSTRQRLVQAALQLFAAQGVTETTTRQIAELAEVNEVTLFRQFGSKQGLLLAVMEEAEVFTQLGEVLGQQADQIHSLAQALEAYADAHLRALEQIPEFVRSLVGEAGHYPTENRQAIGRGLAQVHRYTVQYLTVAMSGEQVSRLSAQKLASLLNTLLLGYAVTEFTTEFHELWQNRESFIADLVELFLATNSVEVNSAEQAINLARVERNVTVIEEVLDLPAPLVRTILQKARKSNPQDYALVYVLFGAGVSAEEIASMLRSHSIFDHQQHILQVPGKPRRQVPLNQWIMGYRYGTYTKNPLTQWLKTRKDEQSALFIDETGKPMSETEVRLRWQEITTDIITPSGHIPRIEQAQQTWRVEMLMRGMNLEGLSILTGCNLVQLQPYLRRVQEKAALEQAIQLDQRPEMKIDLSGG from the coding sequence ATGGTCGCTCGACACAACTCTACTCGACAGCGCCTAGTGCAAGCAGCACTTCAACTGTTTGCTGCTCAGGGGGTGACGGAAACGACAACTCGACAGATTGCTGAATTGGCTGAAGTGAATGAAGTAACGTTATTCCGTCAATTTGGAAGTAAGCAGGGCTTGCTTCTAGCCGTGATGGAGGAAGCAGAAGTTTTTACACAACTTGGGGAAGTTTTAGGGCAACAGGCAGATCAAATTCATAGTTTGGCTCAAGCACTGGAAGCTTATGCAGATGCTCATTTACGAGCGTTGGAGCAAATTCCTGAATTTGTGCGAAGTCTAGTAGGAGAAGCAGGACACTACCCAACAGAAAACCGACAAGCGATTGGGCGTGGACTTGCTCAAGTTCATCGCTACACTGTGCAATATTTAACCGTAGCCATGTCTGGTGAGCAGGTATCGCGCCTATCGGCACAGAAGTTGGCTAGTTTACTCAATACGTTGCTATTGGGGTATGCCGTAACTGAATTTACAACGGAATTTCATGAACTCTGGCAAAATAGAGAATCGTTTATTGCTGATTTAGTAGAGTTGTTTCTTGCTACTAATAGTGTTGAGGTAAATTCCGCAGAACAAGCTATCAATTTAGCTAGGGTTGAGCGCAATGTAACGGTAATAGAGGAAGTTTTAGATTTACCTGCTCCTTTAGTACGAACGATTCTGCAAAAGGCTCGCAAGTCTAATCCCCAAGATTATGCTCTAGTTTATGTGTTATTTGGCGCTGGTGTTAGTGCTGAAGAAATTGCTAGTATGTTGCGATCGCACTCTATTTTTGATCATCAGCAACATATACTGCAAGTACCTGGGAAACCAAGGCGGCAAGTTCCGCTAAATCAATGGATTATGGGATATCGCTATGGCACTTACACAAAAAATCCCCTCACCCAATGGCTAAAAACTCGCAAAGACGAGCAGTCAGCATTATTTATTGATGAGACTGGGAAACCGATGTCAGAAACAGAGGTACGCTTACGTTGGCAAGAAATTACTACTGATATCATTACACCATCAGGGCATATTCCAAGAATTGAACAAGCCCAGCAAACTTGGCGTGTTGAGATGTTGATGCGGGGAATGAATCTAGAAGGCTTAAGTATTTTGACAGGCTGTAACTTAGTACAATTGCAACCATATCTGCGACGAGTGCAAGAAAAGGCAGCATTGGAACAAGCCATCCAATTAGATCAACGTCCAGAGATGAAAATTGATCTTTCTGGTGGATAG
- the galK gene encoding galactokinase, producing MKNFQEIFGQENEIEASAPGRVNLLGEHTDYNDGFVLPTAIPQRTRVQLGLSTDAQHHFYSADLDEQVTILDTNSTPSGFASYVFGCVQLLEKEGYTIPSINLHVSSSVPIGSGLSSSAALEVATLRGLRSLLDLPINDVHIAEIAQQAEIHYAGVQCGIMDQMASSLADTEHILFLDTRSLESQVLPLPTGAEIVVIDSGVPRTLATSGYNQRRSECEQAAHLLRVKALRDITDPQAVEDLPEPLRRRARHVVTENNRVLEVIQGVSVQRFGELMNASHASLRDDYEVSVPALDTLVAILQETSGVFGARLTGAGFGGATVALVEAGKAEVIAVDVLERYNNSGNLGRILVPLIS from the coding sequence ATGAAAAACTTTCAAGAAATATTTGGTCAAGAAAATGAAATAGAAGCCAGCGCACCAGGGCGAGTAAATTTACTTGGCGAACACACTGATTACAATGATGGCTTTGTATTGCCTACAGCGATTCCTCAACGTACTAGGGTACAGCTAGGTTTGAGTACCGATGCACAGCATCACTTTTACTCAGCAGATTTAGATGAACAGGTAACTATTTTAGATACCAACTCTACGCCGTCTGGATTTGCTAGTTATGTATTTGGGTGTGTACAGCTTTTAGAGAAAGAAGGCTACACTATTCCGTCTATAAATCTGCACGTCAGTTCATCTGTACCTATTGGTTCGGGTTTGTCGAGTAGTGCAGCTTTGGAAGTTGCAACATTAAGGGGGTTGCGATCGCTCCTCGATCTACCTATTAATGATGTACATATTGCTGAAATAGCACAGCAAGCAGAAATTCATTATGCTGGTGTGCAATGCGGAATTATGGATCAGATGGCATCAAGTTTAGCTGATACTGAACATATTCTGTTTCTGGATACGCGATCGCTTGAATCTCAAGTTTTGCCTCTCCCTACTGGTGCAGAAATTGTCGTAATAGATAGCGGTGTACCTCGTACCCTAGCAACGAGTGGATATAACCAGCGCAGATCCGAATGTGAGCAAGCTGCACATTTGCTAAGAGTTAAGGCTTTGAGGGATATTACAGATCCGCAAGCTGTAGAAGATTTACCTGAGCCACTACGCCGTCGCGCTCGTCATGTGGTTACGGAAAACAACCGAGTGCTGGAAGTTATCCAGGGAGTATCAGTTCAACGTTTTGGTGAGTTGATGAATGCTTCCCACGCCAGTTTGCGCGATGATTACGAGGTTTCTGTACCAGCATTGGATACCCTAGTGGCGATATTGCAGGAAACTTCAGGAGTATTTGGCGCACGATTGACGGGTGCGGGGTTTGGGGGTGCAACTGTGGCTTTGGTGGAGGCGGGTAAAGCAGAAGTGATCGCTGTGGATGTGTTGGAACGCTATAATAACTCCGGCAACTTAGGACGTATTTTAGTGCCATTAATTAGTTAA
- a CDS encoding 3-oxoacyl-[acyl-carrier-protein] synthase III C-terminal domain-containing protein — MNANSFPISSYPSIGIAALGYYIPSGVMTSREIAQLGNLPVEVLTEKIGMEQKAVADSNEHPSDMGIYAARIAINQAGISPEQINIIAYCSAGDYDYRFWSPAAKIQAELGATNAFAFEVRNFCNSGNLGIHLCRNMLHDPDLTYALVICSDKLSSLVNYSDPNATSLFLFADGAAAAILKKNELTNQILSYHAVTEGQLADFVKIPLGGTKLPFFASQYEDSTLNYIQIADPVELNNIFSKTYLKNYVNVIETALSKSGYGIKDLNFVLTNQVKKSLCKYILSNLGLKDTQTFVSLKEYGHLGASDTFLGLAKLLELKQIQPGNIVVLASSAAGFSWGALVLKFQG; from the coding sequence ATGAATGCTAACTCATTCCCGATTTCATCTTACCCTTCAATTGGTATCGCAGCACTGGGTTACTATATCCCTTCAGGAGTGATGACCAGTAGAGAAATAGCCCAACTAGGTAATTTACCTGTGGAAGTTTTGACTGAAAAAATTGGCATGGAACAAAAAGCGGTTGCTGATAGTAATGAGCATCCCAGTGACATGGGAATTTATGCAGCAAGAATCGCCATCAATCAGGCTGGAATCTCTCCCGAACAGATTAACATTATCGCTTATTGTAGTGCTGGAGACTATGATTACAGATTTTGGTCGCCTGCGGCTAAGATTCAAGCTGAACTTGGAGCTACTAACGCATTTGCTTTTGAAGTCAGAAATTTTTGTAACAGTGGCAATTTAGGAATTCACCTATGTCGCAATATGTTACACGACCCAGATTTAACTTATGCTTTGGTTATTTGTAGTGATAAATTATCTTCTTTAGTAAATTACTCAGACCCTAATGCTACATCATTATTTCTCTTTGCCGATGGAGCCGCCGCAGCTATTTTAAAGAAAAATGAATTAACTAATCAAATTTTATCTTATCATGCTGTCACGGAGGGACAATTGGCTGATTTTGTCAAAATTCCTCTTGGGGGTACTAAACTACCTTTTTTTGCCTCACAATATGAAGATTCTACCCTAAATTACATCCAAATTGCTGATCCAGTTGAACTTAATAATATTTTTTCAAAAACCTATCTAAAAAATTATGTCAATGTGATTGAAACAGCACTTAGTAAAAGCGGTTATGGAATTAAGGATTTAAATTTTGTTTTGACTAACCAAGTCAAAAAAAGCTTGTGCAAATATATACTCTCAAATTTAGGTTTAAAGGATACCCAAACTTTTGTATCGCTTAAAGAATATGGTCATTTAGGGGCATCAGATACTTTTTTAGGATTAGCTAAACTCTTAGAGCTAAAGCAAATTCAACCAGGTAATATAGTTGTTTTAGCTAGTAGTGCTGCGGGTTTCTCGTGGGGCGCACTGGTGCTGAAATTTCAAGGGTAG
- a CDS encoding M24 family metallopeptidase: MKPLNEEVSLKLGLIRDTLNETNAKGIRLRGTDWFAWATAGGSSTVLLAAETGVAEILVTFQDAWVLTDEIEATRFSDEELSDNFQLNINPWADAAVREFFVTEVTEGGLILSDRPTKNERSLPQSLLNHKRVLMPTEIERYRQIGRKASEAMTEVLSKAQPNWTEYQLAGAGAEALWARGLHPTLTLVAGERRLPLYRHATATGEEIGREAMMVFCARGYGLYANLTRFVSFGALSSQKSDLHRHVREVEAEVLNLCKPETPLNSVYDALAQVYQQHGYPNAIHEHHQGGTTGYLAREIVANPGTSDVLRENMAVAWNPSLSGTKIEDTFVILEDGKLENLTFDPNWHSVEVAGRLRPMPLELG; this comes from the coding sequence ATGAAACCATTAAATGAAGAAGTTTCATTAAAGCTTGGTTTAATCCGCGACACATTGAACGAAACTAATGCCAAGGGAATCCGCTTGCGGGGTACAGACTGGTTTGCATGGGCAACTGCTGGCGGTTCTAGTACAGTATTGCTGGCTGCGGAAACGGGGGTAGCAGAAATATTAGTAACTTTCCAAGATGCTTGGGTATTAACTGACGAAATTGAAGCAACACGCTTCTCAGATGAAGAATTAAGTGATAATTTCCAGCTAAATATCAACCCTTGGGCAGATGCGGCAGTGCGCGAGTTTTTTGTTACTGAGGTGACTGAAGGGGGATTAATATTGAGTGATCGCCCCACCAAAAATGAGCGATCGCTACCACAATCACTATTAAATCATAAGCGCGTGCTGATGCCCACTGAAATTGAGCGTTATCGCCAGATAGGGCGCAAGGCTAGTGAAGCTATGACTGAGGTGCTTTCAAAAGCCCAGCCTAACTGGACAGAATACCAGTTAGCCGGAGCAGGTGCAGAAGCATTGTGGGCGCGAGGGTTGCATCCAACTCTTACTTTAGTAGCTGGCGAGAGGCGTTTACCGCTTTACCGTCATGCTACAGCGACAGGAGAAGAAATTGGACGGGAGGCGATGATGGTATTTTGCGCGAGGGGATATGGCTTGTATGCCAATCTCACTCGATTTGTCTCATTTGGTGCGCTTTCAAGCCAAAAGTCAGATTTGCACCGTCATGTTAGGGAAGTTGAAGCAGAAGTTTTGAATTTATGCAAACCTGAGACACCGCTTAATAGTGTGTACGATGCTTTGGCTCAAGTATATCAGCAGCATGGATATCCTAATGCCATCCACGAACATCACCAAGGGGGAACTACAGGATATTTAGCTAGAGAAATTGTTGCCAATCCAGGTACTAGCGATGTATTAAGGGAAAATATGGCTGTTGCTTGGAATCCTAGTTTATCAGGAACAAAGATAGAAGATACTTTTGTGATTCTTGAGGATGGAAAGCTAGAAAATTTAACTTTCGATCCCAATTGGCATAGTGTTGAGGTAGCAGGAAGGTTGCGCCCTATGCCTTTGGAGCTTGGTTAA